The genomic stretch TTCCAAACTTACACTAAGATTACCGCCTATGGGAGGGTGAAAGGTGGGGAAACCATCCTGGGAGACATGCAGATAAACAGGTGTTGGGCAAGAGACTGGTGACTCCAGTTGAAGGGTGATAAGAAATAAATGTGAGGTATTATCAGAAGTAATTCTTAGAGCATTAATAAACTTTCCCTTTCAATTAAAGAGAAAACTATTTACAACAATCACAGTCCTTCTGACTTATCTGAGTCTTACTGTCTCTAATGTGGACAAGGTTCTCTTCTAAAGATTAAAGACAAACATTTCTCAAGTCACCTTTACTTGCCCAAGTTTTATCTTCAATCTAGATCTGGGACTGATGGACCTCAGAGCTCTGTGACTCAAGCTACAGGACTCAGAATCCAtctcctactttttaaaaataaacagtaagcAAGAACAGCCACAACCTTTATGGACCCCTGATTACAGATACCTAACCACATCAGTTCAACCATATTTGATAGCAAAAAACCCCACTGCATATCGTGTGTTTTGTTCAAAGAGATCTCGGTCAGGGGACAGACAACCTGTTAACATTTTCAGAAATCCAGCTGATTAGATATTTTATTTCAAGGCTCACACCTTTAATTGTGTGTTCTGCttataaaaaccaaacaaaaactacCCAGGAAACTTAACCCAATATTATAAAAGAAGCAATTATTGACActattattttctgattttagtattttAGTCAACAAATATAAACATAGTTTGCTTGAGATATTAAAAAGTCTATTTAATCATTCCTGTAGGTAATCAAACAGATTAAAAGTAATTTAGATCACAAAAGctgcaaaatgaaataaactcaGAAATAACTCAGaataagaaagcttttttttttgttaagaaagctttaaaaatagctttatacATCATTCATTTGCCAACTTGACTAAGACAGTGGCCCTCCACATGTATGAAatccattttattgtttccttccaATAGCTGTCTGCAATAATTATGGGGAAAAAACTGGGAATGTTTTGCGGGAGCTGGTTAATTTTTTATAAAGATGATAAAACTAAAATGCATACAACATGTTATTTGCCTGGTTAAAAATGTCAGAGAAGTAGAGCATAATGGTAAAGATGCAATACCACACACAACATGTTCAAACTTGAAGCTGGCTTGAGATTTAAGAAGAGACACTGTGGAAACAAGAACACTGGACTCAATCACCTACATACTGCCTCAAAAAACTATATTGCAAGTATGATGCTATCAACAAAACATACACTGGGCTACAGTCAGCAGAGTGACGCTATATGATAACAGATGGAGCGAAGTATGAGACAACAAATGTGTTCTCATCACATTCTGGTATGCTCAAAACTTGATGAGTGAAAGCATTTTGAATAAAGCACTGTTGTCATCCTTCATTTTCAAAGATGACACTAGCTGACAGGAAATCTTGtctgaaaagataaattaggGACCGTTAGTCTTTTCTCTAGGGAGCACATATAAAGCCAGACCTTTGATTAGGAATCATTTCTGCGATCTGAAATGGGTGTTGCCATTTGCAACACTGCCTCTTAGACTTGAGGTCAGTCTTGGCTCAAAACAATCAATTCCATTCCTGATATTGTCCGGCTAGTCTGGCATTTTCTGCAGTTTCTCAGTCATCCAGGATATTGGTTGTCTTATTATCTAGGTATTATTGTCTAGGTGAGACTATCTGCCCAATTACAATCTAGATTAAAAGACCATGATATGAATAAAGTTATCTTATTTTAAATGATCGATAAGTTTTACAGAACCTTCCTTTTcaaaaaatgcattcatttaaaaaacaccttttttaaaaaaagcaaaaaaaaaataaataaaaaccacctTTATTAAGTTATTTAGCCCGATGAGAGGTTTGAAGATTTTGCCCTTGTTCTTATTAACTCCATTATTTATTAAGCTGAATATGTTTCCTAGGCTTGGGATTGCCCATTCTAAACACATTGCAGATGATTTCACCAGTTTCTCATCTGGACCATATTATTCATAATGAGTCAAGGTACATTGTGGCACTATAGTTTGTTATTATCAGAGGTCACTTAAGTCCTCCAGTGTAACATACATGTGAACTTGATTAAATAATCGTTCTGCTAAATCTAGCACTTGGGTGATTAGTAAATTGATGATTTCAATTAAAGCAGCTCTCCAGCTTGTGATAGAAAAGCacagaaaacacaaaactaaGCATCTTCTCAAGTTATTACTGGATGTTCTCCCATGCACTCTGAATGCTAAATCACCCAAACAGGGAAAATTATCCTttaacccaccccaccccaccccaaaggAATGTTACAGATCAGAGAGAGAACAGTAAactcactttaaaaaacaaatcttggTATTGGGAGTACAGACAATTTCTTACCTTCATTTTACTGACCTGTCTCTTTTTCAATTATCTATATTGAATGTTGATTATTTTGTGCTaagggaaatgtttttttttaaataaagaaatttaaggtAGCATGTGTATTAATATTCAGCTTTTTGTTATACTTGATCAAAAACACAAGGTTCCATCAACAACTAACCTGCTCGGTATGGCCATGATTGaggttatctttttattttttactggacAACGCAAGTTGTACAACATTGATCTTGCTTCTCGGGTAGGGAAGAATAGTTCATTTGCCTGACGATCTCAGCAAAAAGTTCATCCACCATTGATTTACTTTTTGCCGATGTCTCCATGAAAGGACAGCCCCATTCTTGAGCCAGAGCTCTGCCTTCTGAAGACATAACCTCTCTTTCTGGTTCCAGATCCACTTTATTTCCTACTAGGATCAGTGGGACTTTTTCATATCTCTTCACTCTGACAATCTGATCTCTCATTGGCTTGATATCCTATGTAAACaatcacagagagaaagaaaaaaataaattatgctgTTTGCATAACCATAAAAGAGATATTACAATATCCCAAGAGGTCATCCCTCAGTGAGTAGAGAAAGCTGAATCCACAATAAAACCACACACCCAAATGGAGAAAATGTCACTTTCTCCGTTGAAGTAGGAATAGATAATTTCCACAGGCCCTACCTGCTGGCTTTGTCAAGAATGTAAAATGTAGGTTGAACAATAACTTTAGGAATCATTTACTCACTTCTTTCCCTCAGTCGACACTGATTTCAAAAGCAAATCCCCAAATATGATGAATCCAAAAGGGTGTTTGGCCATGTCCTCAAACCTGCCAGCTTGTCATAACTCCTGGTAACACCTGTTACCCCAGCACAGATGCATTCCTAGCCATTTAGCAAGAGCACTTGAGAGAAAGTGTTTAAGGTGGGAAGAAAAATACGGCCTTGTGCCTAGAAGACCAAACACTTCAGTGTTTCGTTTTAAATGTAATGGTATGCCCTGATCCTTAAAATACCCTTCAGTATTAGAAATTACTGTACACTAGTGAGCAGCTCCTGGGAGGGACAATGCCGGGGAGGGGGGGGTGGATTTGGGTCGGAAGAAGTCAAATTTTCCTTTGCCTATGTTCGGGTATATTATATGAATTTTCTCCCTCGTATATATGACTTTTTCTAAGCAATTACAACTAATTACAAAACATAAGAGCCTTAGCAATTCTCGAGGGTCAATTTTCGAGGGGTAGTATCGATTTAACACAATGTAATAATTGTATAGTTAGTGTAATTTACTAATACATTGCACTTCTTGAAATTTTTTGTAACTAAGTTGAAAAGTTTGACTTAAATATAACACATGTGCTTAATCTGAACAGTTACAGGACACAGTATTTACATgcaggatgaaggaaaaagaagggacTGAAAATTTACAAGAACATACAGTTGATAGTTGCAACAATTTTGTTGGATCACGTATCAATTCAGTCTTCTCGGTTAAGCTTCGTTCCCCTGTGTCCTTATAGAAACAAGTTCAGCTGAGAATCCAAATTGATGGTATTTGGGCTTAAAAGAGTTTAAGTATCTACTGAAATAATGGCAGTTTTTCACTCCCTATATATGTGTTTAAAAGAAGTGGCTATAATGGATAGCTTATGAAAAACCCTTCAAAAGACTGCCAGCCTGAAGAGAGGCAGCTAATAGAATAACAAATGTCCCAAGGATCCTGTAGAAAGAAAACGCCTGTCAAATAGCACCTTTAGCACATTGGTACTTTCTGGAGAAAAATGCTTTTATAACAGTTGTGCTTTGGAATTTAAGTCTGCATAAAATGAACTTTAGTCTGATCACAACAACTCTGATTAATTTACCCATTacttatctttaaaagaaaaaaaaaaaaccctgaagttGCTACATCAGGTCACTGGGAAAGttcattttaagataaaatactaAGAAAAGTGAAATTAGCACAACGGCTTGGCTAAAGCACTTAATGTCTCTTAAGTAAGCAACATTAAGTGCATACCtttaaatgcagaaaaaatatCCATTTCCTAAATCAATGAAGGTCAATACAGTGAGTCAATACAAGGTTATTTATTTTCAAGGAATAAATAGCAACATTTATTGCATCTCTTAAAATAATGTTAAACCTCCAGTCTGTCTCCCAGTGAAGGACACGACAGATTTTTCCAGAGAAACTGGACCACCACCTAGCCGGGGGGTTAAAAATCTGCACTTGTTCAGTGTTCCCAGATCCacatattttctataaatatagtCAATGTTATCAGAATCAATTTggctgaactgaaaaaaaagtcattctagatttttgtttgttattaatTTTAGATACTAGTCTTTTCACTTACTAACTTCCCTTCACACGCTCCAAGTAAGTAGAGTGCCTAGAAGGCAGGTCTTGGGTTCATCATCTCGCAGCCCTAAGATTTAGAAATCTGGTTGAGAGACTTGGGTGAGAACAGAAACGGGGAGGGCGAAGCAGACGCAGAGGAATTTATCTGTGGAACAGATAATCGTCTCCAAATAATTTTCCTTACAAAGTGCTCTATTTGCCCGAGATTATCTTTTAAATGTTGTTTGCTTGAGTACCTTAACGAAGCCTTGTGGACTTGAACAAGCAACTttagaaggctacagtccaggctAAACATACACAAgctgacatttcttttttcacttctctttcacttaaaaataactttaaaacatttGTTGACGGTTGCGACTTTAGTCCTCTCTACAGAAACAACTGGATACTTTTCCGTGCCAGGAGTAACCTCAAAAATGCGCCATGTCTAACTTTCAAAAGCAAAACAGTCATTTACGCACGGTGCAAGCAAACCAGAAGTAAATGTAGGATTACCACACCCCCTTCTTACAAATCATAAGACTTGGTTTGGTTACCTGAAAAGACTGCTGATTAACCAGACTGTAAACCAGGATGAAACCTTGGCCGTTTTTGATGTAGAGATCTCTCATGGAAGCAAACTGCTCAGTTCCTGCGGTGTCCAGAATTTCCAGCACGGACGGGGAAGAGTCCACTTCGATCTCTTTGCGGTAGAAATCTTCAATGGTGGGGTCATATTTCTCAATGAAAGTCCCAGTGACAAACTGCACAGTCAGGGCGGATTTGCCAACCCCTCCGCTCCCTAACACCACTACCTTGTATTCCCTCATTGAGTCTCACCTTCACCAACTCCTACCAAAGGGAGGGAAAAATAACACCCCGCTCGCTGCGGCGCGGCTCGGAGAGGCGGAAGGTGGGCGGAAATCTGCGAGCCCGGGAGGAGAGTGCAGAGGAGCCCAGGGCCCGACGGGGGAAGAAGAGGAAGttaaaggagggggaggggaaagagcgAAGTGTCGGGGTGGGTGGGGATGGGATGGTAATGCCCTTCCTATAGGAACTGAAGCCCAGGCAGGGGGCGTGGGGAAAGGGCGAGCCCTGAGCAGCCCGGAGGAGGGCGGGGGGAGGCGAGACGCGCCCCCTGAAGGGAagttatggggggggggggaacgcCGCAGGACCGACGGGGGCCCCCGCGGGAGGACAGGCGTCCAAGGAGCCCGCGGCCGGGGGCTGCCCCGCACCCCTCCTTC from Cervus elaphus chromosome X, mCerEla1.1, whole genome shotgun sequence encodes the following:
- the RAP2C gene encoding ras-related protein Rap-2c, encoding MREYKVVVLGSGGVGKSALTVQFVTGTFIEKYDPTIEDFYRKEIEVDSSPSVLEILDTAGTEQFASMRDLYIKNGQGFILVYSLVNQQSFQDIKPMRDQIVRVKRYEKVPLILVGNKVDLEPEREVMSSEGRALAQEWGCPFMETSAKSKSMVDELFAEIVRQMNYSSLPEKQDQCCTTCVVQ